The genomic stretch GCTGGCGTGACCGGAATTTTTTCCGTCAGGGTGATTTCCTGGCCGGCGGAAAGACCGATAATGCGCTCCAGAGTGAGCTTCTGCTTGGCGAAGTCGTTGCGCGCGGCGACCAGCCGCTGCTGCTGCGCCTGCATCTCGACTTGCGTGCGCAGCACGTCAATGCCGGGCGCTACGCCGGCGTTTTTCATGTCGAGCGCCTGCTGGTAGAGCGCCTGCGCGGTCTGCAGCTGCGCTTCCACCGACGCGATGCGCGCCTGCCCGGCCAGCGCCTGCATGTAAGTGCCGCCCACCACCAGCACGATCAGGTCGCGGACATTTTGCAGGTCGAGCTGCGCGGCGTTGACATCTTCGCTGCGCGCATGCAGTTGGTTGAGGGCGTGGAGGTCAAGAAGGCTGCCGCTGGCCAGCACGCGGGCGTCGAACACGCTGAACGGGCCGATGATCGGGCCGGTGCCCGCGGGCGCGGGAATGCCGAAGGCCGAAAGGTTGATCTCCTGCACGGATTCGGCGACATGCGAGGTCAGCGTGGGCAGCACATCGGCGAGCGCGCGATAGCGCGCGCCGCGGGCGGCCGTGGTCGCCTGCGCGGACAGGATCAGCGAGAGGTTGTACTTCAGCCCGCGATCGATTGCCTCCAGCGCGCTCAACGGCATGACACCCGGCGTCGGCTTGCCCGAGGAAACGCTGCCGAACAGTGGATTTTGCGACGGCGTCAATGTCGATGGCAGGGATTGCGTCGGCGCCGGGGCGCTGGGATTCACCGCAATTGAGGTGGGCAGGCCCTGCCCCAGGGCGGTCGCGCACAACAGCGTGCCGCAGACGACCAGGATTCTTACCAGGGCTTGCGAGCGACTATGAAGATGGCAACGATCACCGCTCAACGGTGTTCCTCTTTCTTTCTTTCTGGCAGCGGCGTCCTGCCGGCGACGGCGCTTGCCACTGCCCAACTGATACTGCGCTGGCGAACTCCGCACCATGTTGCGATACGGATAGCGTCGGTCCGGGTTGTCGGACCCAACAGGGTAAATGGTTCCCGGCGCAAGCGCACCGATTTTGAGATGCGGAAGCTTCCCGGCGCGTGTGGCCCGCGAGTACACTGATGCACCCATGGCAGCGGAAAAAATTGGGCTCATCGCGGGTAACG from Terriglobia bacterium encodes the following:
- a CDS encoding TolC family protein codes for the protein MSGDRCHLHSRSQALVRILVVCGTLLCATALGQGLPTSIAVNPSAPAPTQSLPSTLTPSQNPLFGSVSSGKPTPGVMPLSALEAIDRGLKYNLSLILSAQATTAARGARYRALADVLPTLTSHVAESVQEINLSAFGIPAPAGTGPIIGPFSVFDARVLASGSLLDLHALNQLHARSEDVNAAQLDLQNVRDLIVLVVGGTYMQALAGQARIASVEAQLQTAQALYQQALDMKNAGVAPGIDVLRTQVEMQAQQQRLVAARNDFAKQKLTLERIIGLSAGQEITLTEKIPVTPAAPLTLDQALGRAYRDRPDYHAAEAQVRAAQLRRKAAISQALPTVRFNADYGILGRRPSENHPTYTTAAALNIPIFQGGKVKGEVMQADALLRQREAALDDLRGQIEFEIHTSFLDLQSAAEQVQVAQSSIKLSEETLTQARDRFRAGVATTVDVVQAQEALASSNENYINSTFAYNVAKLTLARSLGVAERAVKDFLGGKP